In the uncultured Methanobacterium sp. genome, one interval contains:
- a CDS encoding aldo/keto reductase: MLYRDFGKTKEKVSVLGFGCMRLPLNGDNPRDIDEETAITMLRSAIDQGVNFIDTAYPYHGIDMNQGGASEPFLAKALHDGYREKVKIATKLPSWAVETRGDMDRFLDEQLRRLETDCIDFYMVHGINKSYWENLKELGFEEFLDEAIADGRIKHAGFSFHDRIELFKEVVDHYDWSFCMIQLNYLDDDYQAGEEGLEYASARGLGVAVMEPLRGGHLANNIPAEVQKLFDEAETKRTSAQWALRWVWNHPEVAVVISGMSTMEQLEENLKIAQEAHPNMLTDQELDITGQAKSIFENKVKISCTDCGYCLPCPSGVNIPENFAKYNDYFLFGSPEMMDFYKYNYHVFMPEQEHAVRCNECGICEEHCPQGIRITQELKKVKEFFE, encoded by the coding sequence ATGTTATACCGAGATTTTGGAAAAACCAAAGAAAAAGTTTCAGTACTGGGATTTGGCTGCATGCGGCTCCCCTTAAATGGGGATAATCCCAGGGATATTGACGAGGAAACAGCCATAACTATGCTGCGCAGTGCCATTGATCAGGGTGTGAACTTCATTGACACTGCCTACCCTTACCATGGCATTGACATGAACCAGGGAGGTGCCAGTGAGCCCTTCCTAGCAAAGGCACTGCATGACGGCTACAGGGAGAAGGTGAAAATAGCCACCAAACTCCCCAGCTGGGCAGTAGAGACGAGAGGTGACATGGATAGATTCTTAGATGAGCAGCTGAGGCGTCTGGAGACAGATTGCATTGATTTTTACATGGTGCATGGTATTAATAAAAGCTACTGGGAAAACCTGAAAGAACTGGGATTTGAAGAGTTTCTGGACGAAGCAATTGCTGATGGGAGAATAAAACACGCCGGGTTCTCATTCCATGACAGAATAGAACTCTTTAAGGAGGTAGTGGATCACTATGACTGGTCTTTCTGTATGATCCAGCTAAATTATCTGGATGATGATTATCAGGCCGGAGAAGAAGGCCTGGAATATGCATCTGCCCGGGGTTTAGGTGTGGCAGTAATGGAACCTTTAAGGGGTGGGCACCTGGCTAACAATATCCCGGCAGAAGTTCAGAAATTATTTGATGAGGCAGAAACCAAGAGGACCTCTGCCCAGTGGGCTTTAAGATGGGTGTGGAACCATCCCGAGGTGGCGGTGGTCATAAGTGGTATGAGTACCATGGAACAGCTTGAAGAGAATTTAAAAATAGCCCAGGAAGCCCATCCTAATATGCTGACTGACCAGGAATTAGATATTACCGGGCAAGCCAAGTCTATTTTCGAAAATAAGGTTAAAATAAGCTGTACTGATTGTGGCTACTGTTTACCCTGCCCTTCCGGTGTAAATATCCCGGAAAACTTTGCCAAATACAATGACTACTTCCTGTTTGGTAGTCCTGAGATGATGGACTTTTACAAATATAATTACCATGTTTTCATGCCTGAACAGGAACACGCTGTAAGGTGTAATGAGTGTGGTATCTGTGAAGAGCACTGTCCCCAGGGTATCAGGATAACTCAGGAATTGAAGAAGGTTAAAGAGTTTTTTGAGTAA
- a CDS encoding class I SAM-dependent methyltransferase, which translates to MSNLNSYRVKKDHIRENLNKYTIKAYKSLSEIENPRILDVGCGTGVPTVELARISGGNITALDYNENSLNMLKAKIKAGELDKKVTVINDSIFTMDFPEESFDIIWAEGSVFVMGFENSIKNWRRFLKSDGFLVIHDDSKDKDNKLELVKKHGYRLIDEFELSHQVWWDEYYKPLKQLIKTFKDTQPDDQNLINELNKDQIEIDQSFSSVMASSLIIIIQKT; encoded by the coding sequence ATGTCAAATCTGAATTCTTATAGGGTCAAAAAGGACCATATACGGGAAAATCTCAATAAATACACCATAAAAGCATACAAATCACTCTCTGAGATTGAAAATCCTCGTATTTTAGATGTTGGGTGTGGAACAGGAGTTCCCACAGTAGAACTGGCCAGAATATCTGGAGGGAATATCACTGCCCTGGATTATAATGAAAACTCATTGAATATGCTAAAAGCCAAGATAAAAGCTGGGGAATTGGATAAAAAGGTGACAGTAATTAATGATTCAATTTTCACCATGGATTTCCCTGAGGAAAGCTTTGATATTATCTGGGCAGAAGGTTCAGTATTTGTAATGGGCTTTGAAAATAGTATAAAAAACTGGCGCCGCTTCCTAAAAAGTGATGGATTTTTAGTAATTCATGATGATAGTAAAGATAAGGATAACAAGCTTGAACTGGTTAAAAAGCATGGGTACCGGCTCATTGATGAATTTGAATTATCACATCAGGTGTGGTGGGATGAATATTATAAACCATTAAAACAGCTGATTAAAACTTTTAAAGATACGCAACCTGATGATCAAAATCTTATAAATGAACTGAACAAGGACCAAATAGAAATTGATCAAAGTTTTTCTTCGGTGATGGCCAGTTCTTTAATAATTATTATTCAAAAGACGTGA
- a CDS encoding methyltransferase domain-containing protein produces the protein MEGVAEALPFPDSHFDFVLMVTTICFLDDVDRAFNEANRVLKPGGFIIIGFIDAESSLGKFYEEIRSKSEFYKHARFYSVKEVILLMKNAHFKNLCFRQTLFPPRDKSRPVNISKPMDNFQQLDEIKSIERVKKGYGEGSFIVVRGTKSI, from the coding sequence ATTGAAGGAGTTGCTGAGGCACTCCCATTCCCTGATTCGCATTTTGATTTTGTTTTAATGGTCACTACAATATGCTTTTTAGATGATGTTGATAGGGCATTCAATGAAGCTAATCGAGTTTTAAAGCCGGGAGGATTTATTATAATAGGATTTATAGATGCTGAAAGCTCTTTAGGTAAATTTTATGAAGAAATTAGATCCAAGAGCGAGTTTTACAAGCATGCCAGGTTTTACTCGGTGAAAGAAGTTATTTTGCTTATGAAAAATGCTCACTTCAAGAATTTATGTTTTAGACAAACCCTATTCCCTCCACGGGACAAATCTAGGCCAGTGAATATATCTAAGCCAATGGATAACTTTCAGCAGTTGGATGAAATTAAATCAATTGAACGTGTGAAAAAAGGTTATGGGGAAGGTTCTTTCATTGTAGTAAGGGGAACCAAATCTATCTAA
- a CDS encoding anaerobic ribonucleoside-triphosphate reductase activating protein yields the protein MRIGNHITSTLEFPGKMSVVFFTAGCNLLCPYCHNPEIIDLESGEYIPLEELFTQIEDSRDFIDAVVITGGEPLLQSTDIKKIFEYCHEYDLKTKLDTNGCYPKKLENIIELVDYVALDVKAPFAKYKEIIGADVGDLVKKSMEIAHNSDCFLECRTTYVPSLMSTADMAKIAKEITCDLYTIQQFRNRVVFDEKLKNTPNTTQKELLDIANKIKPFLNRIKIKTGEFGDEIIK from the coding sequence ATGCGAATTGGAAACCATATTACTTCAACATTGGAATTTCCAGGGAAAATGTCCGTTGTCTTTTTCACTGCTGGATGTAATTTATTATGCCCTTACTGCCACAATCCAGAAATTATAGACCTGGAAAGTGGAGAATATATTCCATTAGAAGAGTTATTTACCCAAATTGAAGATTCCCGTGATTTTATTGATGCAGTGGTAATTACTGGTGGTGAACCTCTCCTGCAGAGTACGGATATAAAGAAGATCTTTGAGTACTGTCATGAATATGATTTAAAGACCAAACTGGATACCAATGGATGCTATCCCAAAAAGCTTGAAAATATTATAGAATTAGTAGATTACGTTGCACTGGATGTTAAAGCACCATTTGCTAAATATAAAGAAATTATCGGTGCTGATGTGGGTGATCTGGTTAAAAAGAGTATGGAAATTGCTCATAATTCAGATTGTTTCCTGGAGTGTAGAACTACCTACGTACCATCCCTGATGAGCACCGCAGATATGGCAAAAATTGCAAAGGAGATAACCTGCGATCTGTACACCATCCAGCAGTTTAGAAATCGTGTGGTTTTCGATGAAAAACTAAAAAACACCCCTAACACCACTCAAAAAGAGCTTTTAGATATTGCTAATAAGATAAAACCTTTCTTAAATAGAATTAAAATTAAAACAGGTGAATTCGGGGATGAAATTATAAAATAA
- a CDS encoding serine hydrolase, with translation MDDKASVGIFIFFGLVVVTVGVLIFNPLNLNTSPLNNELIGVNQTGNNTTGNNDILPSTTLLTSIPFSPGVYGQSSSSVSPSVSPSLGPEPSPDPMDHIISLFDQYIKSYYNQSLIPGMAVVIVQNDKILYMNCLGVKDLASGEPVDEDTLFGICSITKQFSATNIAQLVDKGLMNWTDPITKYYSTPDEFQLYDDYVTGNITIQDCLIHNSGLEVEGGNDFPTYFNDSYSASLYKLRYLENTTAFRSKVQYNSMLYALPGYCAARTSNTTWNELIKTNLLDPLGMTTATTSYYDFMNSSNHVTPYKLLKNGTMKAYDIIPDPIGPAGSMACSISEMANWLRFQIADTGYYEGVQIVTKKELDETRTGKMYLNAKNTSMIGYGWGTKDNGTTIYHDGDSDAFFSQITIYTTKGLGMVILSNGGQYAYNFKISLDAKFRELLKGNDEFDPWPARKNLTDNTWKEDVPEQYIDNPQPLSAYVGAYSNSVFGLINITTNSGTLSCNYGNNSQSFDLKHWSNTTFEDQTNNHFFNFTDFQSDGAQNVEVTHFSFPPENGTFNRTT, from the coding sequence GTGGATGATAAAGCTTCAGTAGGAATTTTTATTTTCTTTGGATTAGTGGTAGTTACAGTCGGAGTTCTCATTTTTAATCCTCTGAATCTTAACACATCACCTTTAAATAATGAATTGATTGGAGTTAACCAAACCGGGAACAACACCACTGGTAATAATGATATTCTTCCTTCAACAACTTTATTAACATCCATCCCATTCTCACCAGGAGTTTATGGTCAATCTTCATCATCGGTGAGTCCATCAGTGAGTCCCTCACTGGGTCCTGAACCTTCTCCAGATCCAATGGATCATATAATCAGCCTGTTTGATCAGTACATCAAATCCTACTACAACCAATCTTTGATACCGGGTATGGCAGTGGTAATAGTTCAAAACGATAAGATACTTTACATGAACTGCCTGGGAGTTAAAGATTTAGCATCAGGAGAACCAGTTGATGAGGACACCTTATTTGGAATATGCTCCATTACCAAACAGTTCTCAGCAACCAACATCGCCCAATTAGTGGATAAAGGTTTAATGAATTGGACTGACCCCATAACCAAATATTATTCAACACCAGATGAATTCCAGTTATATGATGATTACGTTACTGGAAATATTACTATACAGGACTGTCTCATCCATAACAGTGGATTGGAAGTTGAAGGTGGCAATGATTTCCCCACCTATTTCAATGATTCCTATTCTGCGTCCCTTTACAAGCTTCGTTACTTGGAAAATACCACAGCCTTCCGAAGTAAAGTCCAGTACAATAGTATGCTTTATGCATTACCTGGTTACTGTGCAGCAAGGACCAGTAACACCACCTGGAATGAATTAATCAAGACCAATCTCTTGGATCCACTGGGAATGACCACTGCCACCACCAGTTACTATGACTTTATGAATTCATCCAACCATGTCACCCCCTATAAACTTCTAAAAAACGGCACCATGAAAGCCTATGACATTATCCCAGACCCCATAGGCCCAGCAGGTAGTATGGCCTGTTCGATTAGTGAAATGGCCAACTGGCTTCGCTTCCAGATTGCAGATACCGGGTACTACGAGGGTGTCCAGATCGTTACCAAAAAAGAATTGGATGAAACACGTACTGGAAAAATGTACCTGAACGCGAAAAATACTTCCATGATTGGTTATGGATGGGGAACAAAGGATAACGGCACCACCATATACCATGATGGAGACAGTGACGCCTTTTTCAGCCAGATTACCATTTACACCACCAAGGGTTTGGGCATGGTGATATTGAGTAACGGTGGGCAGTATGCCTATAATTTCAAAATCAGTCTGGATGCTAAATTCAGGGAGTTATTAAAGGGTAATGATGAATTTGATCCCTGGCCGGCCAGGAAGAATCTTACGGATAATACCTGGAAAGAGGATGTCCCTGAACAGTACATAGATAATCCCCAGCCCTTGAGTGCTTATGTTGGTGCGTATTCCAACAGTGTATTTGGCCTTATAAACATAACCACTAATTCCGGGACATTGAGCTGTAATTATGGTAATAACAGCCAGTCATTTGATTTGAAGCACTGGAGCAATACTACCTTTGAAGATCAAACCAACAATCACTTTTTCAACTTCACAGACTTCCAGTCTGATGGTGCTCAAAATGTAGAAGTCACACATTTCAGTTTCCCACCGGAAAACGGTACCTTCAACCGTACCACCTAG
- a CDS encoding glutamate decarboxylase: MLSEKLDLGKIKKSERENTSTYGSRYFSESIPKYEMPAESMPAKAAYQLISEELNLDGNPALNLASFVTTWMEPEADQLIIDSMGKNYVDNDEYPQTSKIQDRVVNMLARLFNAPHDCKSMGTGTIGSSEAIMLGLLAHKWTWRKRREAEGKPCDKPNIVMGADVHTVWEKFAKYFDVELKLIPLKRDVYTITAEDVASEVDENTIAVGAVIGTTFTGQMDPIKEINDLLVDIKKTKGWDIPIHVDGASGGFVAPFIFPDMEWDFRLEQVKSINVSGHKYGLVYPGVGWIIFKDKSDLPEDLIFDINYLGGLMPNYSLNFSKGSSTIIAQYYNLIRLGKKGYTDIMTNMFQNTLYLAGELQNSGKFELINKNIIVPLVAVTLKEADFSVFQLSEKLREKGWIVPAYTLPADAEDVAVLRIVVKENFGRDMVEMLLEDLMEAYDILEKEGTKAGKEQDNPTLLY; this comes from the coding sequence ATGTTATCTGAAAAACTAGACCTGGGAAAGATAAAAAAATCAGAAAGGGAGAATACCAGCACTTACGGAAGCCGATATTTCAGTGAGAGTATTCCCAAATATGAGATGCCAGCAGAGAGTATGCCTGCAAAAGCAGCATATCAATTGATAAGCGAGGAATTGAATCTGGATGGGAATCCAGCTTTGAATTTAGCAAGTTTTGTGACCACCTGGATGGAACCAGAAGCAGACCAGCTGATCATAGATAGCATGGGTAAGAACTATGTGGATAACGATGAGTATCCTCAGACCTCAAAAATCCAGGACAGGGTGGTTAACATGCTAGCCCGCCTATTTAACGCCCCTCACGACTGTAAATCCATGGGAACCGGAACCATAGGGTCATCAGAGGCTATTATGCTTGGACTCCTGGCCCATAAATGGACCTGGAGAAAGCGCAGGGAAGCGGAAGGCAAACCATGCGATAAACCCAACATAGTGATGGGTGCAGATGTACACACGGTATGGGAGAAGTTCGCCAAATATTTCGATGTGGAATTAAAGTTAATACCCTTAAAAAGGGATGTTTACACCATAACTGCTGAAGATGTTGCCAGTGAAGTTGATGAAAATACCATTGCAGTGGGTGCGGTTATTGGAACTACTTTCACTGGTCAGATGGATCCAATTAAAGAAATCAATGATTTACTGGTTGATATTAAAAAAACCAAGGGTTGGGACATACCCATCCATGTTGATGGTGCCAGTGGTGGATTTGTAGCACCCTTTATTTTCCCGGATATGGAATGGGATTTCAGACTGGAACAGGTAAAATCCATCAATGTATCTGGTCATAAATATGGTCTGGTCTATCCAGGGGTGGGATGGATAATATTCAAAGACAAATCAGACCTGCCTGAAGATCTGATATTTGATATCAACTATCTGGGAGGACTAATGCCCAATTACTCCCTGAATTTCTCTAAGGGAAGCAGTACCATAATTGCTCAGTATTACAACTTAATCCGGCTTGGTAAGAAAGGTTATACGGATATAATGACCAATATGTTCCAAAATACGCTTTATTTGGCTGGAGAACTTCAAAATTCAGGTAAATTTGAGCTCATAAATAAAAACATCATTGTCCCATTGGTAGCAGTAACCTTGAAGGAGGCTGATTTTTCAGTATTCCAGCTTTCTGAAAAACTCCGGGAAAAAGGATGGATTGTGCCAGCTTACACCCTCCCTGCGGATGCAGAGGATGTGGCTGTTTTGAGAATAGTTGTTAAGGAAAATTTCGGCAGGGACATGGTTGAAATGCTGCTGGAAGACCTGATGGAAGCTTACGACATACTGGAAAAAGAAGGGACTAAAGCAGGAAAAGAGCAGGATAATCCAACGTTGTTGTATTAA